TGAGTATTGTGGATGCGCAAGGCACTGTGCGGCAGCAGGTGAAGTTGGAGCCTTCGACCGGAGCGATCCATTTCGATGTAGGTGACGGGCCGCTGTTTGGGTTGGGCGAGGGTGGGCATCCGCTAAATCGTCGCGGTACCACCGATGCGATGATCAATGGACAGCACAGCCCGGCGCTGGCGACCTATGGTGCTCGCGTTCCGATTCCTCTGGTGATGAGTGCGGGCTGGGGCATCTTCTTTGCGCACCCTTGGGGAACTTTCGATCTGAGCGGGGCGGAGGGCAGCTTTTTGCCGACGGAGGAGACACCGACGCGGGACATCTTCGTGATGCTGGCGGATACGCCGACGGAGCTGTTGCGTGAATGGGCGGAGTTGACGGGTTATCCGCATATGCCTCCGTTGTGGGCGCTGGGGTATCAGCAGTCGCATCGAACTCTGGCGAGCCGCGAGGCAGTGCTGGCGGAGACGAAGCGCTTTCGTGATTCGAAGCTGCCCTGCGATGCGATGATCTACCTCGGCACAGGCTTTTGCCCTGCCGGATGGAACACGGGGCATGGGTCGTTTACGTTCAATCCGACGATCTTTCCTGATCCGGCGAAGATGTTTGACGAGATGCATGCCGAGCACTTCAAGGTAGTTCTGCATGTGGTGAGTTGTCCGGAAGATTTGCATGGCGAGGTCGGCGATACCGGAGCTGCATTGGATGATCCGAGCAGCGCGGCGGTGTATTGGCCCAAACATCACGAGGTGTGGAAGGCTGGTGTCGATGGTTGGTGGCCGGATGAGGGCGATGAGCTGCGGCCGGCATCGCGGTTAGCGAGAAACCGCATGTACTGGGAGGGCTCGCAGCTTTTTCTGCCGAACGTCAGGCCGTTTTCGCTGCACCGTAACGGCTATGCGGGCACGCAGCGCTATGCGTGGCTGTGGTCGGGCGATATCTTGTCGACGTGGAAGACGCTGGCTGCGCAGGTGATGGTGGGCATTACGGTTGGGCTTTGCGGGATACCGTATTGGGGAACGGACACCGGCGGGTTTGTGCCGACGAAGGAGTTCACCGCGGAGCTGTTTGTGCGATGGTTTCAGTTCAGCGCATTCTGTCCGTTGTTTCGTTGCCACGGCAGAACGTGGATGCTGCGGCTGCCATGGGGATGGGACATGGGAACGTATGGTCCGGCGGAGTTCGATACGCAGTTTGCTGCGTCGACACTGCCGAAACCGGAGGACCTGCACAATATAGCAGTCGAGAAGATATGCAGGAGTTACCTTAACCTGCGATATCAGTTGCTGCCGTATCTTTACTCTGCTGTTGCGGAGACGCATGCGACGGGGCTTCCATTGATGCGGACATTGTGGATTGCGTATCCGCAGGATGCGAAGGCGGCGACGGTGGAGGATGCTTATCTTTGGGGTGACAGTATGTTGGTTGCGCCTGTGCTGGAAGCAGGTGCTACGCATAGGACGACCTATCTGCCACAGGGAGTTTGGTGGGATTACTGGAACAATGAGCGCCTGACCGGCAGTGCCGAGGTGACGCGAGAGGTAACGCTGGAGACGATGCCGCTGTATGTGAAGGCCGGAGCGATTGTACCGATGGGGCCGGTAAAGCAGCATACGGGTGAGGCTAGTAGCGAGCCGTTGCTGTTGCGTGTCTATCCGGGGGCTGATGGAACGGCGATTCTTTATGAGGATGATGGTGTGAGCTTCGATTATCAAAACGGAGCTTTTACGCGCATCGTGTGCAGTTGGAATGATGGATCACGAACGCTGAGCCTGAAGGCCGATACAAAAGGAAGATTGCCAGAGGCAAGGACATTTGCAGTGGAGATTGCCGGTAGCGCGAAGAGCAGGCGTTTCGCGATGTCAGGCGGGCATGCCTCTGTCGAGTTGTGATTTGCCGCCTGCTCGATGTAGATGTTGGCGGGCTGGAGTTTGCCTCCAGCCCGGTGGGCTTTAGGTCTGCTGATAGAGGCGGTAGGTCTCGTCTTTGATCTCAGGGAAAGGGATCATGCGGACGTTGCCGGAATCGGTCGCAACCTGCCAGGCTGAGGAGTTGCCGATGCGCTGGGCGGCGAGTAGCTGTTGTCGGGTGATCGTCTGTGCGGCGGGTTCGATGGCGAAGAGAGCGACGGGGCCATAGAGCAGTGCGACGATCTCAGGATGGCGATCGTCGATTGGAGCAAGACGGAGCGGCATGTCGAACGAGAGCTCGATGCGATCTCCATCTTTCCAGGTGCGATCGATGCTTGCCCATGTGCCCGGAGTAAGTGGGGTGTCGACTGCCTTGCCGTTGACTGTCACCTTTGTGTTTCTTCCAGCCCATGCGGGAATACGCAGAGCGACGGCGAAGCTCTGCGGATGCGAGAGCGTCAGATGCATGCTGGTGTCGCCGTTGGCGGGATACTGTGTGTGCTGGGTGAGCGAGGCGCGCGCGCTTCCCTGCTGCCAGGTGATACGTGAAGGAACGTAGAGGTTGACGTTAATTCCTTTGGTGCTGCGGAAGTAAGAGCTGATGCCGTAGTCAGCAGTAAGCTGCGGGAACGTGCCGGAGCAACATGGCCATTTCTGCTCGTAGTCTACTTTTTTTGCATCGTGATTGTAGTCAGAGTAGTAGAAGCTGACTCCGTTGGGTTGGATGGGGCGAGCGCCGAGAATGGTGTTGTAGAGAATTGTCTCCATGCTGTCGCCATAACGGCTGTCGCCGGTGACACGCATGAGGTAGCGAGTAATTTTGAAGTGTCCGTAGGCACCGCATGGGGTTTCGAAGCTGCTGTGAGTTTTGGTGAGGCTGTCGGCGAGCCCGTTGCCGGTGGGATCCTGAAAGGTCTCGTTGGGTCCCCAGCCTCCGGTGGCGAAGCTTTGTTGCTGGACGAAGGCGAAGCCGTTGCGCGCGGCGGTGAGGTGCTTCTGGCTTCCGTCGGTGAGATAAGCCTGCGTAGCCGAGCAGAGCGCGTTGACGTGACTATAGGCATGCTGGCCGGGAAGAACGTTCTTATTTTCGGAGAGCGGTCCGAAGTAGGTATCATCCTGAAGAAAGCGACGCGCAAGCTGGCGATAACGAGCGCCTGCACCGCGCTGGTAGGCGAGGTAAAAGTTTTCGGGAAGCGTATAGGTCTCGTCCCATGTGAAGGAGATGTTCTTGTGGGGACGGGCCATCATCTCAGCGCGGTCGAGAGCCTTGGGCGGAAGGAATGGAAGGACTGCGTCGGTGGCGCGATTGAGTACGGCAAGAGCATGGGGGTCGCCGGCGAATTGATGCGCGTCGATAAGGCCACAGTTGGTCTTGTCGAAGGTGTAGGCGGGAATGCAGTAGTCGCTGTAGAACTTCTGACTGATGGTTGGAGCAAAACCGGTGACGAGTCGCTGTACCTTCGCTTGAGTGGCCTTGTCGCCGGTGACGGCGTAGGCGCGCGCGAGCCCTGAAAGATACTGCCCGAAGCTGTGTCCGGGAATGTATCCGGTCATATTTTTTGGCGGATCGAAGAGGTCGGAAGGAGAGTACCAGCCGCCCATGTCTTCACCGGGAGCGGGCAGGCCGGAGAGCTGACGGAAGGGTTTGAGGAGGCTGTCGTCGTTGAGATTGAGGAAGAGCTCGTGGTTTTGACGAAACTGCACCAGCATGGGGCCATCGAGAAGCTGGACGTCACGGTATTCAAACTGACTGAGCGGAGCGGTAGCGGCAGATGAAGCTAACGAGGCTGCGAATGCGGGCGCGTTGCGAAGGACGGCGTTGCCGGCAGCAAGCGCGGCTCCACTTTTGAGAAAAGCTCGGCGGGTTGGCTTGGTCATCGTAGAGATCCTTTGGGTGAGACGAAACCCATTTTCTTCGGAAATGAGAAATCGTTTACTTAGACTCGGCGATTTACGCCTCGTTGAAACGAGATGAGAGTAGCACCATCGCCTCATGGGTGTAAACCCAGCGTATGGATGCTGAGGTGAACACCTATTTCTTAGACGTATTGCGTTGAAATTCGGGCTTATTGAGGAGGGGCGGAGGGTTTCGCTTCCTCGAGGACATACTTTGTCCTTGCCTGCTGGTTGTGCGCCTTGGCGTCCTGAAGCTGCTTCACAAGTACCTGGATCTTAGCCGAGTGATTCAACTTATGCTCTGCAAGGAGCTCCTGGTAAATGGCAGCTTCGTCGTAAGGATCGCGCTTTGTCGCCTCCTGGGCCTGGGCGATGACTTCATCGAGGTCGTTGTGGCGGAGCAGAAGCACGCAGAGCAGATCGCGCGCAGGCTGGTAGGAGGGCTCAAGGTGTACTGCGCGTTGTGCCGCAGCGATTGATTTTTTAATTTGTGTCTCATCCGCATTCGATGTTTGCGAGAGAGCCTCTGCGTAGAGATATTGCAGCAGTGGGTCATCAGGATGAAGCTGGCTCTGCTGAGCAAAGAGAGCAAGTGCGGCAGCGGGGTCGTGCTTCTGGCTCAGCAACATCCCCATGGCGTCTTCGGCGAATGACAACTGCGGATTGAGTTGATGGGCCTTTTCAAAGTCCTGAAGAGAGGCGTCCATCTGCCCACTCTGCTCTTCGAGCACACCGCGAGCCAGATAAAGCCGCGCCTCGGATGGGAGTTGCCGAATGCCGAGACTCATAAAATCGATACCGACTTTGAAAGCGCCGTGATTGAAGGAGATCTCAGAGAAGGCGAGGTATGCATCGACGTTTTTGGGATTTAGCTCGATGGCCTTGCGAAGCCACTCGACGGCCTTCGGAGTGTCATTCTTGCCTTCGGCTAGCTGAGCGGCCAACAAGTAGGCGTTGCTGTCCTGGTCTCCGGCGTCGAGTAGAGGCTGCAAGGTAGCGAGCGCAGCGGAGGAGTCTTTTGCTGCGGCCTGGGCGCGAGCAAGCGCTAGTCGATTTACGGGTTGATCCTGGAGGGCCAGCAGCTGTGACAAGACCGTAACCGCCTCAGTCGGTCTATTTAAAACCATCAGGCAACTGCCATACTGCTGAAGAGCAGGTGGACTTTGACTTATGCGCGATGAGGCCTTCGCATAGCTTTCGACGGCGCCAGCGCAGTCTCCGGCACGAGCGTCAATTGCGCCAAGCATGGCATAGGCGGTCTCATCTCCAGGGCGAAGCTCAATGACACGCGTCACGAGTCTCTTGGCCTCGGGCTTGTTGAGTGCGTATGCAGTCTCGGCTGCGCCTTCGCCGGCGGCGAGCGACTGTGGGCACTGCTTTGCCGCAGTATGAAACGCGGTGAACGCTGCCTCCGTCTTCGACTCTCCACGAAGAGCAATTCCAAGCATCACGCGAACATTACAGTCTTCAGGATGCGTGGCGAGATAGGTACGCGCCGACTGCTCTGCCTGCGGGAGTTGCTGCGCGGCGAGAAGACGATAGATCGCCTGCTTCTGAGCCTGAGTGTCCTGTGCCGACAGACGGCAGGCGGAAAGAAAGGCAATCGACAGTACGATAACAGGGCGCGACTTTGACCAGACCAACTTCATGATTTCTATGATGATCCATAAATAGCATGAAGCTACCGCGTCGGGCTAATGCCGAACGCGGTAGCTTCATCTTTTGCCATCACTAGAAGGTCAGATTGCCGCCGATCTGGAGGAAGCGTGGGACATTCTGGCCTGTTGCTTTTCCAAAGTTAGCATCAGGTTGATTGACGTCTACGTTAATTAGATTGGGGTGATTGAAGACGTTGAAGAACTCGAAACGAAGCTGGAAGGCGATGGATTCGCGAATTGGGGTATTTTTCAAGAGCGCCATATCCCATTGCTGGAATCCAGGGGCGCGGAAGGAGTTGTATTTTTCATTTCCTTCCGTTCCAAAGGCAGGATTCGAGAACTGGCCCGCGGTAAAGATGCCATTCAGATAATCCTGCCGACCATGCTTATAGCTATAACTATTGACATCGGGATAGCTCTGAAGATTATCGCCATCAGCGTTATAGTCGCCGCTCCCGGGAGCGTAACCGGTAAATTTACCGGTGTTCGGATCGACTAACGGCTTGAAAGGCGCGGTGTTGTTGACGTTGATAGGATTGCCACTCTGTAAGATGGTCGTCCCACTGAGCTGCCAACCGGTTGCAGCCTTACCAACTAACCCCCTGCCCTCGTTATAGGAAGGAAACTCATAGTTCCATGCGAGCGAAAAGCGGTTGGGGGCATCCCAGATGGAAGGCCCGTACCACTGATGCACGTTGATGTACGAAGGATAGACCTGGGTATCGTCCTGGGAAGAAGAACGAGTATAGGATGCGTTGAAAAATGCGTGGCTAAACCTTCCTCGAAGGGCAGCAATGAAGGCGTTATAACTCGACACACGATCGTTCTGCGTGTAAAAGACCGAGCCGAAGCTGGTGTTTAAGCGAGTCGGCACGGTGCTGTTGTGGATGATAAGGTCTCCCTGCTCGACGTTGATGTCCTGTCCGTAACTAACGTTATAGACTTGGCCTCCGCCGGAGAGAAGCTTTTTGCCGGTCGAGCCGGTGTACATCAACGAACCTACAAACCTGCGCCCGATCTCGCGGTCGACCGAGGTGGAGTAGGTATAAGCGACAGGCGATTGAAGATTGGCATCAATACCGCCGATGTTGAACTGCAGACCGGTGAGGCCGCCCTGCGAGTTCAGAGGACGTGCTGGAAGCGCGGGGTAGGGGAAGTTATACGGCTTGTTGTTCGAGGTGCCCAGGGCAAAGATCGGCGCTGGACTCTGTCCGCCATAAAACGTTGGGAAGATGTTGCCGGGAGGGTTGCCCCGATACTGCTCTTGCAGGTTGGCCATCGTCGGCCAGTTGTGGAAGATGCCCGCTCCTCCCTTGATAAGCCACTTTCCATCTCCGACCGGATCCCACGCGATACCTCCTCGTGGACTAAAGACATCGGTGATAGAACGATTGAGAGCGTGATGGTGCGGAATCACGGAGCCGTTCGCGATCTGCTCCTGCAGCGTAGCACCCGAGCCGTAAAAGAAGTTGCCGAATACCGTGTTTACGCTCCGCGAGTAGGGGTTGCCAAAGTCATCCCAACGCAGACCGTAGTTCACTGTGATCTTGCGGCTTAGCTTCCAGGTGTCTTCAACGAATGCACCGTGAGTTACTCCGGCAGCATTCCAATCGTACTGTGTCTTTTGCCCGGTCACCGGGTTGTAGGCAATGCCAGTCTCGGTGTAGACGTTATCGCGAGCCAGGTCGAGCAGGCTGTTGAAGGCAAATGTTGGTTGATCATAAGGGCCATTGAACACTTCGACGTCGTCTCCGAAGAGTCCTTCATAGCCCATCTTGATATCGTGCGACCGGAAGGTGTGCGTGAGTACATCGCGCCAGTGATAGTTATGTTGGATGAAATCTCCCTGGGCAAAACCAGCGCCGATGCCCTGCCCCACACCGGTAATATTCACGACGGGTACGCTGAAGGTTCCTGTAGCCGGAGCGATTCCTTCCACTCGCTGGGCAGCAAAAGAGCCTTCGTTGATGGTTGTTGGATTGAAGGTGTGAGTCTCGTTCACCTGAATCGCATACTGGTAGTAGTTGCTGGTGGTTGTAAATGCGGAACGCGCACTGGGAGAGTTTGTGTTCGCTGTCGTGCGGAAGAAGGTTCCGTAGAGTCGGTCGCGTGAAAAATTCTTATCGAGGCGAATGAAGTACTGAAGTCCATTGCGATAGCCGGTATCGGTGTAGTTTCCGCTGTCCAATACTGGCGTTGAGCAAGGCAGGTTATATGCAGATGCCGTACCACAAACCGGCGACCCGTCGGTGTTTGCCGGGTAGAGCGACTGCCCTGTCTGTACGACAGTTACGTTGGAGACCTTGCTGACAGGATAGGTGGTGAGGAGCTGTGTGCCGATCGTGTTGGGAAAGTTCTGCTTTGCAAAGGCCGTAAACGCCGGATCTTCAAATGTAATGTTTCCACCGACAGCGCTGGCCGAGCGCAATGGCTCGATCGCAAAGAAGAAGAAGCCGCTGTGATGAGGAATGATGGGGCCGCCGATAGTCGCGGAGATGTTGTTGCTGTGGAACGGGGAGTACTTGTGAGTAAACTCGGTGCCTGCGAAGAAGTTCTGATACGTGTAGTAGTCGCTGGCGTTGCCGTGGTACGAGCTTCCACCCGCCTTGGTGGTCATCGTCATCTGGATAGAACTGGCGCGGCCATAGTCGACGTTATAGGTATTGGTCTGAATGCTGGTTTCCTGAATGCCGTCGGGATTTGGCGTGAGATTCAAGACGCCGGGCCTGATGGAGCTGGTCACGTCGAGGCCATCGACGACGTACATGTTGCCTACCGCGCCCTGACCGTTCGCGCTTGCATCCACCTGCGTCTCAGTGGAGTAGTTATCGCGGCCCGATCCGGGGCTGCCATTCGATGTCACACCGGTGCCAGTCACGCCCGGGGCAAGGGTGACCAGCGAGATCATGTTGCGGCCCGACAGAGGCAGGGCCGAGAGGGTTTGAGTGGAAAGCGTCTCCTGAAGACGGGTATCTGCTGCATCGAGAAGCGGAGCCTGGGCGCTGACATCAATGGTCTGCGTGGAGCTGCCGATAGCCAAATTTACCGGGATGTTCAGTATCTGGTTGGTCTCGAGTGTCACTGCCGTCTTTGTTGAGCTGAAACCCTTCATGGTCGCGGTCAGCTCATAAGAACCCGGGGCAAGGCTGACGAACTGGTAGACGCCGGCCGCAGTCGATGTCATGGTGCGTTGCTCATTGGTTGCTTTATTACGCAGTGTCAGAGAGACACCGGGAACGAGCGCGCCGCTGGGATCGGCGACAACGCCGGAGACAGTTCCGCTGAACTGAGCGTATGCCTCCGGCGCTGCGCACAAAAGCCCGCACACGATGAACATGCATGAAAGATATTTCAATATGTTTGCCATCAGATGCCTCCCAATATTGCGATTCAATAGGACCCGAGAAATCGTTTTCTCAAATGCAGCAAATTATGCTAATTTCGATCGTCAGGGAGACTACAGAGTCTTACTTCAGAATGTCAAGGATTTTCTCAACCAAAAGTTGGAGTGCCAACTCTCGGAGATTTTTGCAGACTGTAAAAATTGACGTTTGCCTTATGTGCACCGGTAAAGAAGATCGCTGAAACAAGAAAGCGCAGGGACTGGAAACGATTCGCCCAGCGTGAGATTGGCGTCGGGAAAACGATAACCAAATATTGGAATATCGGTATTCCATCTTTGGGAGGTTGCAGGTCTATGCGAGACCAGCGCTCTCGTTAGGGGAAGCAACTCGCCATAGCCGATTAATAGGATGGCTTTTCTTCGAATCTTCTATGGAGCGGTACCCGATGATGATGCGGGTGTCTGTTTGACCTCTTGCCGACTGACATCCCGGACTGATTCGGCTCGGCTCGTTCCTTCATTGTCGTGAAGCTTCAGAAACTGCTTCATGGCCTCTTCCTGCTCAGCTTTGTGGCCGAGCGCGCGCTCGGCAAGCGACAAGCGATACCACGAGGCATCATCGTTAGGATCGTTGGCGATAGCCGTCTTCAGGTATGGGAGCGCCTTTGCCGGTTGTCCCATCGAAACAAGCACGGTGCCGAGTCCGAGGTTCGCTTCAGGAAAGTCGGGATAGATCTTTAAAGCAGCTTCGAAGTATGTCTTTGCTGCATCGTTCTCTCCTGCCAGCCGATGCAGCTCTCCTATTTCATAGGAGGCGTTTGCGTTGTCGGGGTTCAGCTTCAGCTCCTGCTGGAACTCTGCCATGGCGTTGGTTAGATCTTCGGGATGATGCGTGTGACGCTCGCGCTCGCGCAGACACCGCCCGATGCGGTAATGGATGCCACGATGTTTTGGATCGATAGCCAGTATCTTCTGATAGGCTGCGATGGCATCCTCGAACGATCCTTCGCTCTCCTTGGCCTCGGCTGTGGCTTGTTGTCTCCAGATAGAGTCTGGCGCAACTGCTACCAGCTTCTGCACGGTGAGAAAGGCAAAGTTTCCGAAGATGCGCTCGTTGTGATACAGAACCTCGGGATCGGAGGGGAAGAGGCGCTGCAACTCCAGTGCAACTTCTACCGCCTTGCTATCCTGCTGCAAGGCGGTGTAAGCGCGCTCAAGCTCGAGACCACTCATTCGCTTTACCGGTTCGTCCTGCGCTGTGCGGAAGGTCTGCTCCAGTTCCGGCAGCGCAACTTTGTAGTCTCCCAACTCGGCCTGAGACATTGCGATGAGTCCATCGAGCTTGGGTAGCTCCGGCTTAATTCGCTTTGCTTCGTCGAGTTGCTTGAGCGCCTCGGGATAGTCTCCCTGTTGAAAGTAGATGACTCCGATGGTTGCATGGATCTCAGCGACATCGGGATTGGCGTGGCTGAGTCGCTCGAATATCTTGAGCGCGCCGTCGGTGTCGCCAGCAGCCAGAGCCCTTTGAGCTGTGGCGTAGTCGCGCTGCATCTCAGTCTGCTGTGCCTGGGCCGGGGCAAAGAACAACAACGGACTGAGAGCGGCGACAACTATAAAACGAAGCTTCATTCGGCGGCTTTGGCCTCCTGTACGTGCTCTTCGCGCAGGATGCGTACTGGGCCAATCAAGCCGGAGGGGACGAGAGGCGAGTTGGTTTTATACGGATTGCGCACGGTGAAAGTGTACTGCTTCGCGTTGGGTTGCTGATCGCCAATGAGCCGGTTGACCCATAGATCGACAACGCGAACCTGCAACAGGTTGTCTCCGGGATGGAGAGCTCCAGTCGCATCGACACGGTAGGGTGCTTTCCAGGCAATGCCAAGAGATTTGCCATTCACCGTTACCTCGGCGAGATTGTCTACGGTTCCGAGATCGATCCACAGCTTGTCACCGGCTTTGAAAGACGATGCGGGAAGGTTGACGTGTTTGGTGTAGGTGCCGTGGCCGGAGAAGTAGCGGATGCCAGGGTCGCTGTTGTCGGACCATGAGGTGAGCTGCTCCAGCTTGATAGAGTCAGGTGCTCCCTTGTCCTTTTCAAAGCTGAGATCCCATGGTCCATCGATGGATTTAATTGCCGTCTCCTGAACTGCGGGGAGATGGCGCGAGGGCTTTTGCGCTGCGTGACGGAAGACTACGAAGACCGTGCCGTAGGGATCGAGGTTAAGTGGAACCGAGGTGCGGCCATCTGCAATGACATAGGAGGAGGGCTCGATCTTTCCGGTATCGGCATGCCATAGCTCCGCCGCTTTGCCTGTGATGGCAAAGCTAGCGTCGATCGACTCCGGTTGATCGGTACGGTTATCGATGTAGTAGAGATCCGACGTCGGAGTTCTGCGATGAACGAAGAGGATTTCACTTTCCGGTCGCGATTTCTTGAAGGTGAAGTCGGGTTCGATCTTTGCGCGCTGCAAGGCATCGGCGACGCTTCCCTGCTGCAGGATGCGGCCTTTGCCTACGCTACGATCTTCATCTGTGCTTCCCCATAGATCCTGCACGATGGAATGAAATGTGGCCTGATCATCGGAGAGGCTGGGATCATCGGTAGGACGCTTGCCGATGATCGTAGCACCGTCATTTACCAGTGTTTGCAGTCTGCGAAGGACGGGCAAGGACATGTGCTCACTGTATTGATCGAGTATCAGCACGCGGTAACTCATGCCGCTCTCTGTAACCAGAGAGCCTTCACGTACGTTGAGTTTATGTTCAAGAGCGTCCGCGTTAACGTAGTCGAAGTTATAACCGGATGGAACATCCGGAGCGCGGTTGCCGAAGATCGCCGTTAGGTTGCTGTCTTCTCCATAGAAATATGCGATGTCG
This region of Edaphobacter dinghuensis genomic DNA includes:
- a CDS encoding glycoside hydrolase family 31 protein, translating into MGERFSRRAVLGGLALETANLLFSRQINAAQIFGAAQGVPAVGNTHLLTVVAVSAKTLRLRVIQQGKQGPVEEVGIVPRKWPEALATDESGVAAWGNFKVHLEEKPWCMSIVDAQGTVRQQVKLEPSTGAIHFDVGDGPLFGLGEGGHPLNRRGTTDAMINGQHSPALATYGARVPIPLVMSAGWGIFFAHPWGTFDLSGAEGSFLPTEETPTRDIFVMLADTPTELLREWAELTGYPHMPPLWALGYQQSHRTLASREAVLAETKRFRDSKLPCDAMIYLGTGFCPAGWNTGHGSFTFNPTIFPDPAKMFDEMHAEHFKVVLHVVSCPEDLHGEVGDTGAALDDPSSAAVYWPKHHEVWKAGVDGWWPDEGDELRPASRLARNRMYWEGSQLFLPNVRPFSLHRNGYAGTQRYAWLWSGDILSTWKTLAAQVMVGITVGLCGIPYWGTDTGGFVPTKEFTAELFVRWFQFSAFCPLFRCHGRTWMLRLPWGWDMGTYGPAEFDTQFAASTLPKPEDLHNIAVEKICRSYLNLRYQLLPYLYSAVAETHATGLPLMRTLWIAYPQDAKAATVEDAYLWGDSMLVAPVLEAGATHRTTYLPQGVWWDYWNNERLTGSAEVTREVTLETMPLYVKAGAIVPMGPVKQHTGEASSEPLLLRVYPGADGTAILYEDDGVSFDYQNGAFTRIVCSWNDGSRTLSLKADTKGRLPEARTFAVEIAGSAKSRRFAMSGGHASVEL
- a CDS encoding tetratricopeptide repeat protein, whose product is MKLVWSKSRPVIVLSIAFLSACRLSAQDTQAQKQAIYRLLAAQQLPQAEQSARTYLATHPEDCNVRVMLGIALRGESKTEAAFTAFHTAAKQCPQSLAAGEGAAETAYALNKPEAKRLVTRVIELRPGDETAYAMLGAIDARAGDCAGAVESYAKASSRISQSPPALQQYGSCLMVLNRPTEAVTVLSQLLALQDQPVNRLALARAQAAAKDSSAALATLQPLLDAGDQDSNAYLLAAQLAEGKNDTPKAVEWLRKAIELNPKNVDAYLAFSEISFNHGAFKVGIDFMSLGIRQLPSEARLYLARGVLEEQSGQMDASLQDFEKAHQLNPQLSFAEDAMGMLLSQKHDPAAALALFAQQSQLHPDDPLLQYLYAEALSQTSNADETQIKKSIAAAQRAVHLEPSYQPARDLLCVLLLRHNDLDEVIAQAQEATKRDPYDEAAIYQELLAEHKLNHSAKIQVLVKQLQDAKAHNQQARTKYVLEEAKPSAPPQ
- a CDS encoding beta-L-arabinofuranosidase domain-containing protein, whose translation is MTKPTRRAFLKSGAALAAGNAVLRNAPAFAASLASSAATAPLSQFEYRDVQLLDGPMLVQFRQNHELFLNLNDDSLLKPFRQLSGLPAPGEDMGGWYSPSDLFDPPKNMTGYIPGHSFGQYLSGLARAYAVTGDKATQAKVQRLVTGFAPTISQKFYSDYCIPAYTFDKTNCGLIDAHQFAGDPHALAVLNRATDAVLPFLPPKALDRAEMMARPHKNISFTWDETYTLPENFYLAYQRGAGARYRQLARRFLQDDTYFGPLSENKNVLPGQHAYSHVNALCSATQAYLTDGSQKHLTAARNGFAFVQQQSFATGGWGPNETFQDPTGNGLADSLTKTHSSFETPCGAYGHFKITRYLMRVTGDSRYGDSMETILYNTILGARPIQPNGVSFYYSDYNHDAKKVDYEQKWPCCSGTFPQLTADYGISSYFRSTKGINVNLYVPSRITWQQGSARASLTQHTQYPANGDTSMHLTLSHPQSFAVALRIPAWAGRNTKVTVNGKAVDTPLTPGTWASIDRTWKDGDRIELSFDMPLRLAPIDDRHPEIVALLYGPVALFAIEPAAQTITRQQLLAAQRIGNSSAWQVATDSGNVRMIPFPEIKDETYRLYQQT
- a CDS encoding tetratricopeptide repeat protein: MKLRFIVVAALSPLLFFAPAQAQQTEMQRDYATAQRALAAGDTDGALKIFERLSHANPDVAEIHATIGVIYFQQGDYPEALKQLDEAKRIKPELPKLDGLIAMSQAELGDYKVALPELEQTFRTAQDEPVKRMSGLELERAYTALQQDSKAVEVALELQRLFPSDPEVLYHNERIFGNFAFLTVQKLVAVAPDSIWRQQATAEAKESEGSFEDAIAAYQKILAIDPKHRGIHYRIGRCLRERERHTHHPEDLTNAMAEFQQELKLNPDNANASYEIGELHRLAGENDAAKTYFEAALKIYPDFPEANLGLGTVLVSMGQPAKALPYLKTAIANDPNDDASWYRLSLAERALGHKAEQEEAMKQFLKLHDNEGTSRAESVRDVSRQEVKQTPASSSGTAP
- a CDS encoding TonB-dependent receptor encodes the protein MANILKYLSCMFIVCGLLCAAPEAYAQFSGTVSGVVADPSGALVPGVSLTLRNKATNEQRTMTSTAAGVYQFVSLAPGSYELTATMKGFSSTKTAVTLETNQILNIPVNLAIGSSTQTIDVSAQAPLLDAADTRLQETLSTQTLSALPLSGRNMISLVTLAPGVTGTGVTSNGSPGSGRDNYSTETQVDASANGQGAVGNMYVVDGLDVTSSIRPGVLNLTPNPDGIQETSIQTNTYNVDYGRASSIQMTMTTKAGGSSYHGNASDYYTYQNFFAGTEFTHKYSPFHSNNISATIGGPIIPHHSGFFFFAIEPLRSASAVGGNITFEDPAFTAFAKQNFPNTIGTQLLTTYPVSKVSNVTVVQTGQSLYPANTDGSPVCGTASAYNLPCSTPVLDSGNYTDTGYRNGLQYFIRLDKNFSRDRLYGTFFRTTANTNSPSARSAFTTTSNYYQYAIQVNETHTFNPTTINEGSFAAQRVEGIAPATGTFSVPVVNITGVGQGIGAGFAQGDFIQHNYHWRDVLTHTFRSHDIKMGYEGLFGDDVEVFNGPYDQPTFAFNSLLDLARDNVYTETGIAYNPVTGQKTQYDWNAAGVTHGAFVEDTWKLSRKITVNYGLRWDDFGNPYSRSVNTVFGNFFYGSGATLQEQIANGSVIPHHHALNRSITDVFSPRGGIAWDPVGDGKWLIKGGAGIFHNWPTMANLQEQYRGNPPGNIFPTFYGGQSPAPIFALGTSNNKPYNFPYPALPARPLNSQGGLTGLQFNIGGIDANLQSPVAYTYSTSVDREIGRRFVGSLMYTGSTGKKLLSGGGQVYNVSYGQDINVEQGDLIIHNSTVPTRLNTSFGSVFYTQNDRVSSYNAFIAALRGRFSHAFFNASYTRSSSQDDTQVYPSYINVHQWYGPSIWDAPNRFSLAWNYEFPSYNEGRGLVGKAATGWQLSGTTILQSGNPINVNNTAPFKPLVDPNTGKFTGYAPGSGDYNADGDNLQSYPDVNSYSYKHGRQDYLNGIFTAGQFSNPAFGTEGNEKYNSFRAPGFQQWDMALLKNTPIRESIAFQLRFEFFNVFNHPNLINVDVNQPDANFGKATGQNVPRFLQIGGNLTF